GGTGAGGTTGCGCGCGCCGAGAAACGACAGCGGCACCGCGAAGATCACGCCCATCGTCGTCCCCATCAGCGCGAGGAACACGGTCTCGACCATCCGGTCGAGCACGATGAGGAGCGTCCGGCTCGGCCGCCACGGACCGTACCCGGTCGTCACCTCGGCGATGATCTGATTGTGGGTGCCTTGGACGTCGGGCGCCGTCACCGCCGCATCGAAGCGGCCCTGCGCATCGGTTCGGAACGAGGCCAGCGGCTGCCGCTGGCCGATCTGATTCTCCCACCACAGCGTCCCGCCGCGGCCGGGGCCGAAACCGTCGCCGTGCACGGTGATGCGCGTGCCGGCCGCGCCGGTAGCGCGCGAGAGGCGAAGCGACGGTCCCGGTCCCGACACGGCCGGGGGCGGCTGTTCGCCTCCATAGTAAAAGGCCTCCGACGCCCGCTGTAAGGTGGGTTCGCGCGAGGCCACGTCCGGATGGGCGAGGGCCGAGACGAACGGACGGATGAGCGGGGCACCGCGCCACAATTCGCCGAGGCGAATCTGGGTGACGTGCCAGCCGTAGGCGTACACCGCGACCGCGAGCGCGAAGCCGGCGTACGCGCGCCACGAGCGGTACCAGGGCGCCGGCCGCTCCGCGCGGCGCCGGACTGCCCCGGGCAGGGACGCGTCGTGCGCCGGGGCGCGGCCGTCGGGCGCGAGCGGTGCCGCCGGAATCAGGTGATCTCGACCTCCTCGGCCTGCTCGCCGTAGATCGCGCGGAA
This DNA window, taken from bacterium, encodes the following:
- the phnE gene encoding phosphonate ABC transporter, permease protein PhnE, with translation MYAYGWHVTQIRLGELWRGAPLIRPFVSALAHPDVASREPTLQRASEAFYYGGEQPPPAVSGPGPSLRLSRATGAAGTRITVHGDGFGPGRGGTLWWENQIGQRQPLASFRTDAQGRFDAAVTAPDVQGTHNQIIAEVTTGYGPWRPSRTLLIVLDRMVETVFLALMGTTMGVIFAVPLSFLGARNLTGHLPAGGAVYALTRTVFNLTRSIEALVLAIIFTVWVGLGPFAGVLALGVHSIASLGKLYSEAIESIDTGPIEAIMATGASTLQVIRYAVVPQIVPQFIAFTIYRWDINVRFSTVIGFVGGGGIGFVLQQYINLLQWPQAATALWMIAVVVAVLDYASAVVRERLV